The proteins below are encoded in one region of Dehalobacter sp.:
- a CDS encoding cobalamin-dependent protein (Presence of a B(12) (cobalamin)-binding domain implies dependence on cobalamin itself, in one of its several forms, or in some unusual lineages, dependence on a cobalamin-like analog.), translating into MVDLKVLTQAMSDLDEDVLNKAIDEVLSKDDNAAAQEVVKACQQGMTLVGERYDSGEYFIGDLVFAGEVLQSVMDKLKPALSAGSSAKGGKIVLATVFGDLHDIGKNIFRSMVEAANFEVIDLGINVPVSQIVDKVKEVNPDIVGLSGVLTLALDSMKETVDALNEAGFRSSVKVIIGGVPVNEVVCKSIGADAFSTNAAEGVKICQGWVG; encoded by the coding sequence GTGGTGGATTTGAAAGTCCTGACTCAAGCGATGTCCGATTTGGACGAAGACGTGTTAAACAAGGCTATTGATGAAGTACTAAGCAAAGACGACAATGCCGCAGCTCAAGAAGTTGTTAAAGCCTGTCAGCAAGGTATGACACTCGTAGGTGAACGTTATGATTCGGGCGAGTACTTTATCGGAGACTTGGTCTTTGCCGGGGAAGTGTTGCAAAGTGTAATGGACAAGCTCAAACCGGCTTTAAGTGCAGGTTCCTCAGCAAAAGGCGGAAAAATTGTCCTGGCTACAGTTTTTGGAGATCTTCATGACATAGGCAAAAATATATTCAGATCAATGGTTGAAGCCGCAAATTTTGAGGTAATCGACCTGGGGATTAATGTTCCGGTCAGCCAGATCGTGGACAAGGTTAAAGAGGTTAACCCTGATATCGTGGGATTAAGCGGCGTATTGACTTTGGCGCTGGATAGTATGAAGGAAACGGTTGATGCGCTTAATGAAGCAGGCTTCAGAAGTTCAGTCAAGGTGATTATCGGCGGAGTACCGGTTAATGAGGTTGTTTGCAAAAGCATAGGAGCCGACGCCTTCTCGACAAACGCCGCTGAAGGTGTAAAAATATGCCAAGGATGGGTGGGTTGA
- a CDS encoding DNA-3-methyladenine glycosylase I translates to MSACLWPGKNQMMQLYHDNEWCVPSHDDSYIFEMLTLEGAQSGLSWNIVLSKRENYKKAFHNFDIAYCSKLSDEELENIREQYNVIKNLSKLKAVRSNALAVTNIQLEFRSFSNFLWRYVDFNPVINNWESDGHIPAQTTLSEQISKDLKKRNFKFVGPVTVYSFMQAIGMVDDHIRTCPNHSANR, encoded by the coding sequence ATGAGTGCATGTTTATGGCCTGGAAAAAATCAAATGATGCAACTGTATCATGACAACGAGTGGTGTGTACCAAGCCATGATGATTCGTATATATTTGAAATGCTTACATTAGAAGGTGCTCAATCAGGATTATCATGGAATATCGTACTTTCCAAAAGAGAAAACTATAAAAAAGCTTTCCACAATTTTGATATTGCTTATTGTTCAAAGTTAAGCGATGAAGAATTAGAAAACATCAGAGAGCAATACAATGTTATTAAAAATCTATCAAAACTTAAAGCTGTAAGAAGCAATGCCTTAGCAGTCACCAACATACAATTAGAATTTAGAAGTTTTTCAAACTTCTTATGGCGCTACGTTGATTTTAATCCGGTGATAAACAATTGGGAATCCGATGGACATATTCCTGCTCAGACTACTCTATCGGAACAAATCAGTAAAGATTTAAAAAAACGAAACTTTAAATTCGTCGGCCCGGTGACCGTCTACTCATTCATGCAAGCAATCGGCATGGTGGATGACCATATAAGAACGTGCCCTAACCATTCGGCAAACAGATAA
- a CDS encoding MazG-like protein, whose amino-acid sequence MSQQGRWPTNGETVSELEHKLGECIWWLIILAERMNIDISEALEKFLSKTEKHLSD is encoded by the coding sequence ATGTCTCAACAGGGGCGTTGGCCGACAAATGGGGAAACTGTATCCGAACTGGAACATAAACTTGGCGAATGCATATGGTGGCTGATTATTTTGGCTGAACGCATGAATATTGATATCAGCGAAGCATTGGAGAAATTCCTATCCAAAACTGAAAAACATTTAAGTGATTGA
- a CDS encoding uroporphyrinogen decarboxylase: MSEVMNLYQERLDRVFKTLRLEQADRVPVLATYGTWSSYFAGYTDAETNWDTDKCGKALMKVADELSVDMIHMIYNRPGGVYQALGSSAFHYLSDSNIVQYSDESAQIMKDDEYPEFTKDPFKFLVEKVLPRKYTELAKDSPMKDLAFAKGAMKFGMYGAQKGGIEGALAAQYGMPLLFDGIILHPLDWIADFFRGIKGAFMDIRRRPAEFAEAIQAFTPLVIRLGMGQVHMGPPKPNPKVLLFPLHLPPMLKTSDFDKFYWPSFKMIMEFFAAHNVYVIPFYEGDWSRYYNHLQELPAKKTMGWFEHGDPKELKDKLKDTLCIIGLFPATLLQYGTKEECIAKAKELIDGMAGGGYIFGTDKELLAPADGKAENIIAVNKFVMEYGIYK, translated from the coding sequence ATGAGTGAAGTTATGAATCTATATCAAGAACGTTTGGACCGTGTTTTTAAAACCTTAAGATTGGAACAAGCAGACCGCGTTCCGGTGCTGGCTACTTACGGAACTTGGAGTTCTTACTTTGCAGGGTATACCGATGCAGAAACCAATTGGGATACGGATAAATGCGGTAAAGCCCTAATGAAAGTAGCAGATGAGCTTTCAGTAGATATGATCCATATGATTTACAACAGGCCGGGTGGCGTGTATCAGGCGTTGGGGAGCAGTGCATTCCACTATTTAAGTGATAGCAATATCGTACAGTATTCTGATGAGTCTGCCCAAATAATGAAAGATGATGAATATCCTGAATTTACCAAAGATCCGTTCAAGTTTTTGGTAGAAAAGGTCTTGCCGCGAAAGTATACCGAACTGGCTAAGGATTCCCCGATGAAGGATTTGGCATTCGCCAAAGGCGCCATGAAGTTTGGAATGTATGGTGCCCAAAAGGGAGGCATTGAGGGCGCGCTTGCCGCGCAATACGGAATGCCTTTGTTATTTGATGGCATTATCTTACACCCATTGGATTGGATTGCTGATTTCTTCCGGGGCATTAAAGGCGCATTTATGGATATTCGCCGTCGTCCGGCGGAATTCGCGGAGGCCATCCAAGCGTTTACACCGTTGGTAATCAGGCTTGGCATGGGTCAGGTGCACATGGGACCGCCGAAACCAAACCCAAAAGTTCTTCTTTTCCCGCTGCATTTGCCTCCGATGCTTAAAACGTCGGATTTTGATAAGTTTTACTGGCCGTCGTTTAAAATGATTATGGAATTTTTTGCTGCCCATAATGTCTATGTGATACCGTTCTACGAAGGCGATTGGTCGCGTTATTACAATCATCTTCAAGAATTGCCGGCCAAGAAAACAATGGGCTGGTTTGAACATGGCGATCCCAAAGAGCTTAAAGATAAACTCAAAGACACCCTGTGCATCATCGGACTTTTCCCAGCAACTCTGCTGCAATATGGGACCAAGGAAGAATGTATTGCCAAAGCGAAAGAATTAATCGACGGTATGGCAGGCGGAGGCTACATTTTTGGTACCGATAAGGAACTTCTTGCACCAGCGGATGGTAAGGCGGAAAACATCATCGCCGTAAATAAATTCGTCATGGAGTATGGGATTTATAAATAG
- a CDS encoding uroporphyrinogen decarboxylase yields the protein MSEVMNTYQERLDRVFKTLRLEQADRVPVLGTYGTWGAYYGGYTDSETNWDIDKCGKAMLKMANDIPMDMLHQPFARPGGVYQALGSKAFHYLSDSNIVQYSDESAQIMKDDEYPEFSKDPFRFLVEKVLPRKYAELAKDSPMRDLAFAKGAMKFGMFGAQKGAIKGSLAAQGMPVLFDGIILHPMDWIADFFRGIKGAFGDIRRRPAEFAEAIQAFTPLVIRLGMGQVHMAPPSPNPKVLLLPLHLPTMLKVADFDKYYWPSFKMIMEFFAAYNVYVIPFYEGDWSRFYNHLQELPAKKTMGWFEHGDPKEMKQKLQDTMCLIGLFPATLLQYGTKEECIAKAKELLDNLAPGGGYIFGTDKELIAPQDAKAENIIAVNKFVMEYGIY from the coding sequence ATGAGTGAAGTAATGAATACTTATCAAGAACGTTTGGACCGTGTCTTCAAAACTTTAAGGTTGGAACAAGCGGATCGCGTCCCAGTGCTAGGTACTTATGGGACTTGGGGTGCTTACTATGGAGGATATACTGATTCTGAGACGAATTGGGACATAGATAAATGCGGTAAAGCAATGCTGAAGATGGCGAATGATATTCCGATGGATATGCTTCATCAGCCTTTTGCCAGACCCGGCGGCGTTTATCAGGCGTTGGGGAGTAAGGCATTTCACTACTTAAGTGACAGCAATATTGTCCAGTATTCCGACGAATCTGCCCAGATAATGAAAGATGATGAATATCCGGAATTCAGCAAAGATCCGTTCAGGTTCTTGGTAGAGAAGGTGTTGCCGCGAAAATACGCCGAGCTGGCTAAGGATTCACCGATGAGGGATTTAGCATTTGCCAAAGGCGCCATGAAGTTTGGGATGTTTGGCGCCCAAAAGGGAGCCATTAAGGGTTCGCTTGCCGCGCAAGGAATGCCCGTGCTATTTGACGGCATTATTTTACACCCAATGGATTGGATTGCGGATTTCTTCAGGGGCATTAAAGGAGCATTCGGGGACATTCGCCGTCGTCCGGCAGAATTTGCCGAGGCTATCCAAGCGTTCACACCGTTGGTCATCAGGCTTGGCATGGGTCAGGTGCACATGGCACCGCCGAGCCCAAATCCGAAAGTCCTTCTATTACCGCTGCATTTACCTACTATGCTGAAAGTAGCGGACTTCGACAAGTATTACTGGCCGTCGTTTAAAATGATCATGGAATTTTTTGCTGCCTACAATGTCTATGTAATACCGTTCTACGAAGGCGATTGGTCACGTTTTTACAATCATCTTCAAGAACTTCCGGCTAAGAAAACAATGGGCTGGTTCGAACACGGAGATCCCAAAGAAATGAAACAAAAGCTCCAAGATACCATGTGTCTTATCGGACTTTTCCCGGCGACTTTACTGCAATATGGCACCAAGGAAGAATGTATTGCCAAAGCAAAAGAATTATTGGATAATCTGGCACCTGGCGGAGGATACATTTTTGGTACCGATAAGGAACTTATCGCGCCGCAGGATGCTAAAGCAGAAAACATTATTGCCGTAAACAAATTTGTCATGGAGTATGGTATTTATTAA
- a CDS encoding radical SAM protein — MAKFKNQIALVKALLSNPQIIRVKPSINWFLAKYMGKFNLLNIGGQLIIHSHLPSVNSKAFTRFINEHLLARTEGPSHAQIGLTNVCPQNCRYCYNKNRSGELLSTAEIKQLIQELKKMGVFWLGFTGGEPLMNKDIVEIVKSVGNDCAIKLFTTGMSITEQLAAELKQAGLLYVSISLDHWEKEEHDRIRGCVGAYQKALEAIDIFKNIGVHVSVSAVISREMLQKNQVQEFLKFLISLDIHEAWLSETKPTAEAFWNKAAVITEEERLSLVSLQDKYNKEGKITVNYLGHFEGGEHFGCNAGHKMVYIDAFGEVSPCVFTPMTFGNVRNKPVQAVFSEMKAHFPSESCCFMNKNYELLKKYYQGKSPLSKEDTLEMMKEARFSPLSKFSRLYQMR, encoded by the coding sequence ATGGCTAAATTTAAGAATCAAATTGCCCTGGTCAAAGCATTGTTGTCAAACCCGCAGATCATTAGGGTAAAACCTTCGATTAATTGGTTCCTGGCTAAATATATGGGAAAGTTCAATTTGTTGAATATAGGCGGGCAGCTGATCATTCATTCGCATCTGCCTTCGGTAAACAGCAAAGCCTTTACCCGCTTCATCAATGAGCATCTGCTGGCAAGGACGGAGGGACCCTCCCACGCTCAAATCGGCTTGACTAATGTCTGCCCACAGAATTGCCGATATTGTTATAACAAGAATAGAAGCGGGGAGCTGCTAAGTACCGCTGAAATCAAGCAGCTCATCCAGGAACTGAAGAAAATGGGCGTTTTTTGGCTGGGCTTTACCGGTGGGGAACCGCTTATGAACAAAGATATCGTTGAGATTGTAAAAAGTGTCGGAAATGATTGTGCCATAAAGCTGTTTACCACAGGCATGAGCATTACGGAGCAACTGGCAGCGGAGCTTAAGCAAGCAGGCCTTTTGTATGTCTCAATCAGCCTGGACCATTGGGAAAAAGAAGAACATGACCGGATCAGGGGTTGCGTTGGGGCTTATCAAAAGGCGCTCGAGGCGATAGATATATTTAAAAATATAGGTGTCCATGTCAGTGTATCAGCGGTCATATCCAGAGAGATGCTCCAGAAAAATCAGGTGCAGGAATTTCTTAAGTTCCTGATCAGCCTTGATATCCATGAAGCCTGGCTGAGTGAAACCAAGCCGACGGCAGAGGCCTTCTGGAACAAAGCTGCAGTCATCACCGAAGAGGAACGCTTAAGCCTGGTCAGCTTGCAGGACAAATACAATAAAGAGGGAAAAATAACGGTTAATTATCTTGGACATTTTGAGGGGGGAGAGCACTTCGGCTGTAATGCAGGCCACAAAATGGTCTATATTGATGCATTTGGGGAGGTAAGCCCCTGTGTGTTTACGCCCATGACCTTTGGTAATGTACGGAATAAGCCGGTGCAAGCCGTTTTTTCAGAGATGAAAGCGCATTTTCCGTCGGAAAGCTGCTGTTTTATGAACAAAAACTATGAATTGCTGAAAAAATATTATCAGGGAAAGTCTCCTTTAAGCAAAGAGGATACCTTGGAGATGATGAAGGAAGCCCGGTTTAGCCCGCTGTCCAAGTTCTCACGATTGTACCAGATGCGATAA
- a CDS encoding L-2-amino-thiazoline-4-carboxylic acid hydrolase → MMLQKIMRLRMPEFIKKKKLNELFRLTADAFRCELPELKGLSFAECLSEYAIFTKEQAESYLQSGRPPEELKQRLYQNSYIFGQGLRRSLHIITWEEAVTVLTVIYKLMGIDFQYDRQGEFIIKQCFFSKYYSGEVCKLISSLDEGLAAGVSGGGRLCFKQRITEGGSCCKGYFSRES, encoded by the coding sequence ATGATGCTTCAGAAAATTATGCGGCTCCGCATGCCTGAATTTATCAAAAAGAAAAAGCTGAATGAATTATTCCGATTGACGGCTGATGCCTTCCGATGTGAGCTGCCGGAGCTTAAGGGGCTTTCTTTTGCCGAGTGCTTGTCGGAATACGCTATATTTACCAAGGAACAGGCCGAGAGCTATTTGCAGAGCGGACGCCCTCCTGAAGAACTGAAACAGCGGTTGTATCAAAATTCTTATATTTTTGGACAAGGCTTAAGAAGAAGCCTTCATATCATAACCTGGGAAGAAGCTGTCACGGTACTTACAGTTATTTATAAGCTTATGGGCATCGATTTTCAATATGACAGGCAGGGCGAGTTTATCATTAAACAGTGCTTTTTCAGTAAATATTATTCCGGAGAAGTCTGCAAGCTTATTTCTTCACTGGATGAAGGACTGGCGGCGGGAGTTTCAGGCGGCGGCAGGCTGTGTTTTAAGCAAAGAATCACTGAAGGCGGCAGCTGCTGTAAAGGATATTTCAGCAGGGAGAGTTGA
- a CDS encoding FAD-dependent oxidoreductase has translation MKRVIVVGSGAGGAAAAKKLQEKFQVTVLETGREFKPFSFSWPALEKLKKTGLFFDEREIQLLFPSMKVHKTEDGMVMVSGTGLGGTTTLSAGNALRMDKGLKELGIDLDDEFEELYREIPVTNNHQNKWRDTTKELFEICKEMDLNPQPLPKLGDYERCTNCGRCVLGCRYGVKWDSRQFLKAAQDSGAELVIGCKVSKVVTEKGSVKGVQAQKGMNSVFYPADIVILAAGGFSTPVILQNSGIECESRLFVDPVLCVAAEYEGSLQNTELSMPFAVQREHYILSPYFDYLSFFFNKSWRYPASDTLALMIKLADSNAGSVDNKKINKTLTGIDKERLQEGVGICKEILNRYGIRKDNIFLGTINAGHPGGMLPLTRQEAETFHNPKLPENLYVADATLFPESLGNPPILTIMAMAKRVGKIIMEL, from the coding sequence ATGAAAAGAGTAATCGTAGTTGGCAGCGGTGCAGGCGGAGCAGCCGCGGCCAAGAAGCTGCAGGAGAAATTTCAGGTAACTGTTCTGGAGACAGGCAGAGAGTTTAAGCCTTTCTCCTTTAGTTGGCCTGCCTTGGAGAAGCTAAAGAAAACCGGACTGTTCTTTGATGAAAGGGAAATACAGCTGCTGTTTCCGTCCATGAAAGTCCATAAAACCGAAGATGGCATGGTTATGGTCAGCGGGACCGGCCTGGGCGGGACGACCACGCTTTCTGCCGGAAATGCGCTTCGTATGGACAAAGGGCTTAAGGAGCTTGGAATTGATCTGGATGATGAATTCGAGGAGCTTTATCGGGAGATTCCCGTTACAAATAATCATCAGAATAAATGGCGGGATACCACCAAGGAATTGTTTGAAATATGCAAAGAAATGGATCTGAATCCCCAACCTTTACCAAAGCTTGGAGATTATGAGCGCTGTACCAACTGCGGGAGATGTGTCTTGGGCTGCCGGTACGGTGTGAAGTGGGACAGCCGTCAATTTCTGAAGGCCGCACAGGATTCAGGAGCGGAACTGGTTATAGGCTGTAAGGTCTCCAAGGTAGTTACAGAAAAGGGTTCCGTCAAGGGAGTACAGGCGCAGAAAGGCATGAATTCCGTATTCTATCCGGCTGATATTGTCATCCTAGCGGCAGGCGGTTTTTCTACCCCTGTAATCCTTCAGAATTCGGGAATTGAATGCGAAAGCAGACTGTTTGTTGATCCGGTCCTCTGCGTAGCTGCCGAGTATGAGGGAAGCCTTCAGAACACGGAGCTTTCCATGCCCTTTGCTGTACAGCGGGAGCATTATATTTTGTCCCCGTATTTTGATTATCTAAGTTTTTTCTTTAATAAAAGCTGGCGGTATCCTGCCTCGGATACCTTGGCCCTGATGATCAAGCTGGCGGATTCAAATGCTGGAAGTGTTGATAACAAAAAAATCAATAAAACACTTACTGGTATTGATAAAGAAAGACTGCAGGAGGGAGTCGGGATCTGCAAGGAGATACTGAACAGGTATGGTATAAGGAAGGACAATATTTTCCTTGGAACGATCAATGCCGGGCATCCCGGCGGCATGCTGCCGCTCACAAGACAGGAAGCGGAAACCTTTCACAATCCCAAGCTTCCTGAAAACCTGTACGTTGCCGATGCAACGCTATTTCCCGAGTCTTTGGGAAATCCGCCCATACTTACGATAATGGCTATGGCGAAGAGAGTCGGTAAAATTATCATGGAGCTATGA
- a CDS encoding glycosyltransferase: MNKKRVLVGSPVYQKPKILEAFLASLKKLTRNTIILDYMFIDDNEDENSSKLLADFAREASLVVTICGEKQGNYLCDDESHYWDDGLMLKVANYKNSIINYAIENNYDYLFLVDSDLVLHPGLIEQLKNTDKDIISEIFWSRWHKDRPLEPNVWLFDEYDLVPKELGEKLSEEEMQIRQSRFLNQLRLPGVYEVGGLGACTLISSAALAAGISFEPIKNLTIHGEDRFFCIRAAVLGIDLFVDTHYPAYHIYREQDLAGVASYVKSSDADLAFVRQSKKDGNKITLSMVVKNEERRYLKQVLSSLSGYIDEAVIIDDGSSDHTINLCREILKDIPLHIIQNEEPMFTHEAELRKKQWHETIKTNPDWILNLDADEMLEDSFWDHAQNLIKNQDYDLYCFRLYDMWNETHYREDKYWNAHSIYRPFLMRYQPDFNYKWNEIPQHCGRFPVNTFSLPSVEIVFRIKHFGWATQEDRTGKYQRYQLLDPDAIYGNREQYDSIMDTTPNLIKWEAGEVVYILRKRK; the protein is encoded by the coding sequence TTGAATAAAAAAAGAGTATTGGTTGGCAGTCCGGTATATCAAAAGCCGAAAATACTGGAGGCATTTTTGGCGTCCCTGAAAAAGCTTACCAGGAATACAATTATATTGGATTATATGTTTATCGATGACAATGAGGATGAAAATTCCAGCAAGCTGCTGGCTGATTTTGCAAGAGAGGCATCATTGGTTGTCACCATTTGTGGTGAAAAACAAGGGAACTATCTGTGCGACGATGAATCCCATTATTGGGATGACGGCTTAATGTTGAAGGTGGCAAATTACAAGAACAGCATTATTAATTACGCAATTGAAAATAATTACGATTATCTATTTTTGGTGGACTCCGATTTGGTTTTACACCCCGGTCTGATTGAACAGCTAAAAAACACGGATAAGGATATTATCTCTGAAATCTTCTGGAGCCGGTGGCATAAGGATAGGCCTTTGGAACCCAATGTTTGGTTGTTTGACGAATATGACTTGGTGCCCAAGGAATTGGGTGAAAAACTGAGTGAAGAAGAGATGCAGATACGACAAAGCAGGTTTTTAAACCAACTCAGACTTCCCGGCGTGTATGAAGTAGGCGGGTTAGGCGCGTGCACCTTGATCAGCAGCGCTGCCTTGGCGGCGGGTATTAGCTTTGAACCAATCAAGAACTTAACCATCCATGGCGAAGACAGGTTTTTCTGCATACGGGCAGCGGTGCTTGGTATTGACCTATTTGTTGATACCCATTATCCCGCGTACCATATTTACAGGGAACAGGACTTAGCCGGGGTAGCGTCTTATGTAAAAAGTAGCGACGCAGACCTTGCCTTTGTAAGACAATCTAAAAAAGATGGAAATAAAATCACGCTTTCGATGGTTGTGAAAAATGAAGAAAGACGCTATCTAAAGCAGGTCCTCAGTAGTTTAAGCGGGTACATTGATGAAGCAGTTATTATTGATGATGGAAGCTCAGACCATACAATTAATTTGTGCCGAGAAATATTGAAGGATATACCTCTGCATATCATCCAAAATGAAGAGCCAATGTTTACCCACGAGGCTGAGCTCAGGAAAAAACAATGGCATGAAACGATAAAAACAAATCCGGACTGGATTTTAAACCTTGATGCTGATGAGATGTTGGAAGACAGTTTTTGGGATCACGCCCAAAACCTGATTAAAAATCAAGATTACGATTTATATTGTTTCAGGCTATATGATATGTGGAATGAAACCCACTATCGCGAGGACAAATATTGGAATGCCCATAGTATTTATCGGCCATTTTTAATGAGATACCAGCCTGATTTTAATTATAAATGGAATGAAATCCCTCAGCATTGCGGGAGATTTCCAGTAAACACATTCTCTTTGCCAAGCGTTGAAATTGTATTTCGAATAAAGCATTTTGGTTGGGCTACACAGGAAGACAGAACGGGAAAGTATCAAAGGTATCAGCTTTTAGATCCGGACGCCATCTACGGGAACAGAGAACAATATGATTCGATTATGGATACAACTCCGAATCTGATCAAATGGGAAGCGGGCGAGGTCGTATATATATTGAGGAAAAGAAAATAA
- a CDS encoding cobalamin-dependent protein (Presence of a B(12) (cobalamin)-binding domain implies dependence on cobalamin itself, in one of its several forms, or in some unusual lineages, dependence on a cobalamin-like analog.), producing MVDLKVLTQAMSDLDEDVLNKAIDEVLSKDDNAAEAQEVVKACQQGMTLVGERYDSGEYFIGDLVFAGEVLQSVMDKLKPALSAGSSAKGGKIVLATVFGDLHDIGKNIFRSMVEAANFEVIDLGINVPVNQIVDKVKEVNPDIVGLSGVLTLALDSMKETVNALNEAGFRNSVKVIIGGVPVNENVCKSIGADAFSTNAAEGVKICQRWVG from the coding sequence GTGGTGGATTTGAAAGTCCTGACTCAAGCAATGTCCGATTTGGACGAAGACGTGCTAAACAAGGCTATTGATGAAGTACTAAGTAAAGACGACAATGCCGCAGAAGCTCAAGAAGTTGTTAAAGCTTGTCAGCAAGGTATGACACTCGTAGGTGAACGCTATGATTCGGGCGAGTACTTTATCGGAGACTTGGTCTTTGCCGGGGAAGTGTTGCAAAGTGTAATGGACAAGCTCAAACCGGCTTTAAGTGCAGGTTCCTCAGCAAAAGGCGGAAAAATTGTCCTGGCTACAGTTTTTGGAGATCTTCATGACATAGGCAAAAATATATTCAGATCAATGGTTGAAGCCGCAAATTTTGAGGTAATCGACCTGGGGATTAATGTTCCGGTTAATCAGATCGTGGACAAGGTTAAAGAGGTTAACCCTGATATTGTGGGCTTAAGCGGCGTATTGACTTTAGCGCTGGATAGTATGAAAGAAACAGTTAATGCGCTTAATGAAGCAGGCTTTAGAAATTCAGTTAAGGTTATTATCGGCGGCGTACCCGTTAATGAGAATGTATGTAAAAGCATAGGTGCCGATGCCTTTTCGACAAACGCAGCTGAAGGTGTAAAAATATGCCAGAGATGGGTGGGTTGA